One Brassica oleracea var. oleracea cultivar TO1000 chromosome C7, BOL, whole genome shotgun sequence genomic window carries:
- the LOC106302101 gene encoding uncharacterized CRM domain-containing protein At3g25440, chloroplastic: MVIPTAARVSTSMSVLLRRNYRQLWSLASSPSSNSIPPHTISSGNLLCKVLLNESCQEPAWKARYFLTSSSWFHSTPSHETTSNPENSSSQDGVSPTKPKRKKLKGKRAVVRWLKFFRWKKKKEVERMTAEEKILNKLRKARKKEERLVETMKKLEPSESSETTHDPEILTPEEHFYFLKMGLKCKNYVPVGRRGIYQGVILNMHLHWKKHQTLQVVIKTFTQEEVNEIAVELARLTGGIVLDVHEGNTIIMYRGKNYVQPPTEIMSPRVTLPRKKALDKSKCRDALRAVRKYIPRLEQELELLQAQCEATKGDSPSVVKIDDDDDDQRSEELKKIIERSQECFEDEDEQEEEEEELATDSDLSDIFETDSESENDKAERPLFLEEFEKFPAINNKVGEEEEEEDFGDPGKTKSRDDKEDESPDFDEVDKMFLRAASLLKKKRR, from the exons ATGGTGATACCGACGGCGGCTAGGGTTTCGACATCGATGTCAGTACTGTTACGCCGTAATTATCGGCAGCTATGGTCGTTGGCCTCTTCCCCCAGCTCTAATTCCATCCCTCCTCACACTATCAG CTCTGGTAATCTCTTGTGCAAGGTTTTGCTTAACGAGTCTTGTCAAGAACCTGCATGGAAAGCTAGATACTTCTTGACATCCTCCTCTTGGTTTCATTCTACTCCATCTCATGAGACCACGAGCAACCCTGAGAACAGTTCGAGTCAAGATGGAGTATCTCCTACAAAACCCAAGAGGAAAAAGCTCAAAGGTAAACGTGCGGTTGTGCGGTGGCTCAAGTTTTTCCGGTGGAAGAAGAAGAAAGAGGTTGAAAGAATGACTGCTGAAGAAAAGATTCTCAACAAACTAAGAAAG GCTCGTAAGAAAGAGGAACGACTTGTGGAGACGATGAAGAAGCTGGAACCTTCAGAGTCATCTGAAACGACGCATGACCCTGAGATCTTGACACCTGAGGAGCATTTCTATTTTCTGAAAATGGGTTTGAAGTGTAAGAACTATGTTCCTGTTGGGAGACGTGGGATCTACCAAGGAGTGATTCTGAACATGCATCTTCACTGGAAGAAGCATCAGACGCTACAGGTTGTCATCAAAACGTTTACTCAGGAGGAAGTCAATGAGATCGCTGTTGAGTTAGCTAGGTTGACTGGTGGGATCGTGCTTGATGTTCATGAAGGGAACACCATTATTATGTACAGAGGCAAGAACTATGTCCAGCCTCCGACTGAGATCATGTCTCCAAGGGTTACTCTCCCGAGAAAAAAGGCTTTGGACAAATCCAAATGTAGGGATGCGCTTCGTGCTGTTAGAAAGTATATTCCGAGGCTTGAACAAGAGCTTGAGTTGCTTCAAGCGCAATGTGAGGCTACTAAGGGAGACTCTCCGAGTGTAGTCAAGATTGATGATGATGATGATGATCAAAGGTCGGAAGAGTTGAAGAAGATTATAGAAAGAAGCCAAGAGTGTTTTGAGGATGAGGATGAGCAAGAAGAAGAAGAAGAAGAATTGGCAACGGATTCTGACCTTTCTGATATATTTGAGACTGATTCGGAATCAGAGAACGACAAGGCAGAGCGGCCGCTTTTTCTTGAGGAGTTTGAGAAATTTCCAGCTATAAACAACAAGGTAGGAGAAGAAGAAGAAGAAGAGGATTTTGGGGATCCAGGGAAAACTAAATCAAGAGATGATAAGGAGGATGAGTCTCCAGATTTTGATGAGGTCGACAAGATGTTTCTTCGGGCTGCTTCACTTTTAAAGAAGAAAAGACGATGA
- the LOC106304975 gene encoding serine carboxypeptidase-like 21 yields MFIIKMVLIVKALLAASVLLSLRFSVTESAPESALVTKISGFSGTFPSKHYAGYVAIDKERNKNLWYYFVESERNASTDPVVIWLNGGPGCSSMDGFIYEHGPFNFERTKTKEPRLHLNPYSWSKVSNIIYLDSPVGVGYSYSRNKSDYKTNDSKTASDSYAFLVEWFKMFPEFQSNPFFISGESYAGVYVPTLASEVVKGNKNGTKPVINLKGYLVGNGVTDPVFDGNALVPFAHGMGLISNELYEDTKAACKGEYYKEPDVSEECAYLLGKVSDDVKLLNIYNILEPCFHGTSTSPIDMGSIPPSFLKLGKTERPLPVRKRMFGRSWPLGAVVRPGFVPSWPQILANSQVPCVDDRVATAWLNDPAVRKAVHAKEESEIGRWQLCTNNLDYTHDAGSMIEFHRNLTLSGYRALIFSGDHDMCVPYTGSEAWTKSMGYKVVDEWRAWISNGMVAGFTQGYANNLTFATIKGSGHTVPEYKPHEALDFYSRFLEGKNI; encoded by the exons ATGTTCATTATCAAAATGGTTTTGATAGTGAAAGCTCTTCTTGCTGCTTCAGTATTGTTGTCTTTGCGTTTTTCAGTAACAGAGTCTGCCCCTGAGTCTGCTCTTGTCACCAAAATTTCTGGTTTTAGTGGCACTTTTCCATCTAAACACTATGCCGG GTATGTGGCAATAGATAAGGAGCGTAATAAGAATCTATGGTATTACTTTGTGGAATCAGAGAGAAATGCTTCAACAGATCCAGTTGTCATTTGGTTAAATGGTGGTCCAGGTTGCTCTAGCATGGATGGATTTATCTACGAGCATG GTCCTTTCAATTTTGAACGAACAAAAACAAAAGAACCTCGTTTGCATCTCAATCCTTATAGTTGGTCTAAG GTTTCGAACATCATATACCTTGACTCCCCAGTTGGTGTGGGGTACTCTTACTCTAGAAACAAGTCGGATTATAAAACTAATGATTCAAAAACCGCGTCTGATTCTTATGCATTCCTAGTCGAG TGGTTCAAGATGTTTCCGGAGTTTCAGTCAAATCCATTCTTTATCTCAGGAGAATCATATGCTGGTGTCTACGTCCCAACTCTTGCTTCCGAAGTTGTCAAAG GAAATAAGAATGGGACGAAGCCGGTTATCAACTTGAAG GGATATTTGGTGGGTAATGGAGTTACTGATCCAGTGTTTGATGGTAACGCACTTGTCCCCTTCGCACATGGGATGGGACTCATCTCTAATGAACTCTATGAG GATACTAAAGCAGCATGCAAAGGAGAGTACTATAAAGAGCCAGATGTAAGCGAAGAATGCGCTTACTTGCTTGGAAAAGTGTCAGATGATGTGAAGTTATTAAACATATATAACATTCTAGAACCGTGCTTCCACGGAACATCGACGTCCCCGATTGACATGGGATCTATTCCTCCGAGTTTCCTTAAGTTGGGAAAAACAGAAAGGCCGTTGCCAGTGAGAAAGAGAATGTTTGGACGCTCGTGGCCCCTTGGTGCTGTTGTGCGTCCAGGCTTTGTCCCTAGTTGGCCTCAAATCCTTGCTAACTCCCAAGTTCCTTGCGTT GATGATAGAGTTGCAACGGCTTGGCTGAACGATCCTGCAGTAAGGAAGGCGGTTCATGCTAAAGAG GAAAGCGAGATTGGAAGATGGCAATTGTGCACAAACAACCTCGATTACACTCATGATGCTGGAAGCATGATAGAATTTCATAGAAACCTCACTCTTAGTGGCTATCGTGCTCTAATTTTCAG CGGAGATCATGACATGTGTGTGCCATATACCGGCTCTGAAGCATGGACTAAGTCAATGGGATACAAGGTGGTCGATGAATGGAGGGCATGGATCTCAAATGGCATGGTCGCTGG GTTTACACAAGGGTATGCCAACAATCTTACATTTGCAACTATTAAG GGTTCAGGGCATACCGTTCCTGAATACAAACCTCATGAAGCCTTGGACTTCTATAGCCGTTTTCTAGAAGGAAAAAATATATAG
- the LOC106304742 gene encoding ribosomal L1 domain-containing protein CG13096-like: MAYRGRGRGRGRGGFGVEYAKAEPFVIFPDIALPDRKSISEDKQFNDRFDKFWKTSIYHLGDGVSKKESESLDIERFSDTLKPKKKKSHERGSFYDYLVLRPDNFPKELLGDTPRERPVKRAKWTQDADLHKLEVLEKLGAKLKAERKEEKGEGDDEAEESEGEDSDNGDYDKTKDFDDDDDDYNKPEDNDNEEEY; encoded by the exons ATGGCTTACAGAGGAAGAGGACGAGGAAGAGGAAGAGGTGGGTTTGGCGTTGAGTATGCGAAGGCAGAACCTTTCGTGATTTTCCCC GACATAGCGTTACCTGACCGCAAATCAATCTCAGAAGACAAGCAATTCAATGATCGTTTTGACAAGTTTTGGAAAACTTCGATTTACCACTTAGGCGATGGAGTTTCAAAGAAAG AGAGTGAGAGTTTAGATATTGAGAGGTTTTCAGACACGTTGAAGCCAAAGAAGAAGAAGTCTCATGAGAGGGGATCTTTCTATGACTATCTTGTTCTTAGACCTGATAACTTCCCTAAAGAACTTCTTGGAG ATACTCCAAGAGAACGGCCTGTGAAGAGAGCTAAATGGACTCAAGACGCAG ATCTGCACAAGTTGGAGGTTTTGGAGAAGCTTGGAGCAAAGCTTAAG GCTGAAAGGAAGGAAGAGAAAGGAGAAGGTGATGATGAAGCTGAGGAATCTGAGGGAGAAGATTCTGATAACGGAGATTATGATAAG ACTAAAGACTTTGATGATGATGACGACGATTATAACAAGCCGGAGGATAATGATA ATGAAGAAGAGTATTAA
- the LOC106306802 gene encoding dCTP pyrophosphatase 1 has translation MDMGEEKEVVSLGTLSKKMDDFAKARDWEKYHSPRNLLLAMVGEVGELSEIFQWRGEVERGLPDWKEEDKVHLGEELSDVLLYLVRLSDVCGVDLGKAALRKLELNAIKYPAPKQTDHCVGEHSSDNTKLTEDN, from the exons ATGGACATGGGGGAAGAGAAGGAAGTAGTTTCTCTGGGAACTCTGAGTAAGAAGATGGATGATTTTGCAAAGGCTAGAGATTGGGAGAAGTATCACAGCCCAAGGAACCTCCTTTTAGCCATG GTGGGTGAAGTGGGAGAGTTATCAGAGATATTCCAATGGAGAGGGGAAGTGGAAAGAGGACTTCCGGATTGGAAAGAAGAAGACAAAGTTCATCTTGGTGAAGAATTATCAGATGTGTTGTTGTATCTGGTGAGGCTTTCTGATGTTTGTGGTGTCGATTTGGGCAAGGCCGCTCTGCGGAAACTCGAGCTCAATGCCATTAAGTACCCAGCACCCAAACAGACTGATCATTGTGTTGGTGAACATTCAAGCGACAATACTAAGTTGACCGAAGATAATTAA
- the LOC106301743 gene encoding poly(A)-specific ribonuclease PARN-like codes for MTMLLKMQRRYLSASAGNSKTLNHRRWSVKQVTKSNFKSSLDEFRTSIESSDFVALSLQNTGSYAAAWHRVSAIDTPQTSYLKAKYAAERYQIFQFALCPFSLRGSKLTVHPYNFYLYPRDELKLGMPSYSFSCQASRLTAMAREGFDFNTCIYEGISYLSREQESASKFLSGNPILPDPITVPSSPSTVADTVFVGRIRSRVKSWRQSCIDSSSKTGDDDLVSSLRKLVLGSEQYGSRLCLTIDVCSERQVQLILEMLTEFSGDVVPLLVASKSRGTQAVRTVFMSSKEDKDLFKRELQDLENEENQRVRGFREVVDLISSSQKPVVSQNYLSDFTSIHAKFLGPLPSNVDDFSSSLSSAFPNFVDLSQLMKEISPLSNISNLPAAMSSLNRFFAPVDVEVANQGCAANPDEGNQMHGQNVVMISQLFAKLSTIQKSDKSPARSNEDLQALDSAEHANSITSNDENVKVWSKNSRRVSSENLVFIWGLSKKMTAAMLKNVLQKSHAVFAQEFDVKYLDRSCAVVLFWESGSSETFLREVNNEEQLVGSLREMVAEGLRVAGYETYRRACRLGFWEADLAEALDKTLESSDTDRDLDTKPSDISWSSELTINFDEL; via the exons ATGACGATGCTGCTGAAAATGCAAAGGCGCTACCTTTCCGCTTCCGCCGGCAATAGTAAAACCCTAAATCATCGGAGATGGAGTGTGAAGCAGGTCACAAAATCCAACTTCAAATCCTCTCTTGATGAGTTTCGCACTTCCATCGAATCTTCAGACTTCGTAGCCCTCTCCCTACAGAACACCGGCTCCTACGCCGCCGCCTGGCACCGTGTCTCCGCCATTGATACACCTCAGACGAGTTATTTGAAGGCTAAATACGCCGCCGAACGCTACCAGATCTTCCAGTTCGCTCTCTGTCCCTTCTCCCTTCGCGGCTCCAAGCTCACCGTTCACCC ATATAACTTCTATTTGTATCCCCGAGATGAATTGAAGTTAGGGATGCCTTCTTATAGCTTCTCTTGTCAAGCTTCTCGTTTAACGGCCATGGCTAGGGAAGGGTTTGATTTCAACACCTGTATCTATGAAG GGATCTCGTACTTGTCCAGAGAACAAGAATCTGCGTCCAAGTTTCTGTCAGGGAATCCGATTTTACCTGATCCCATCACTGTACCTTCTTCTCCATCCACTGTAGCTGATACTGTGTTTGTTGGAAGGATAAGGTCACGCGTCAAAAGTTGGAGACAGTCTTGTATTGACTCCAGCTCAAAGACAGGAGATG ATGATTTGGTGAGCTCTCTGAGGAAACTGGTGTTGGGGAGTGAGCAGTATGGTTCAAGGTTATGCTTGACTATTGATGTCTGCAGTGAGCGCCAAGTGCAACTCATCTTAGAG ATGTTGACCGAGTTCTCTGGTGATGTTGTCCCTCTACTCGTTGCTTCTAAGAGCAGAGGAACACAAGCAGTTCGTACTGTCTTCATGAGTTCGAAGGAGGACAAGGATCTTTTTAAG AGAGAGCTTCAAGATCTTGAAAATGAAGAGAACCAGCGAGTTCGTGGCTTCCGAGAAGTGGTTGATTTGATTTCTTCTTCACAGAAACCTGTTGTTTCTCAGAATTATCTTAGCG ATTTCACTTCTATTCATGCCAAATTCTTAGGTCCTCTACCTTCAAATGTTGATGACTTCAGCAGTTCACTGAGCTCAGCCTTTCCCAACTTCGTGGATCTCAGTCAACTCATGAAAGAAATTAGCCCCTTAAGTAATATAAGTAATCTTCCTGCAGCTATGTCCTCCTTGAATCGGTTCTTTGCTCCTGTGGATGTGGAAGTAGCAAATCAAG GATGTGCGGCCAACCCAGACGAAGGCAATCAGATGCATGGACAGAATGTTGTGATGATATCTCAGCTTTTTGCTAAACTAAGTACCATCCAGAAATCAGATAAATCCCCTGCTCGATCAAATGAAGATCTCCAAGCTTTGGATTCTGCTGAACATGCAAATTCAATCACCTCAAACGATGAAAATGTCAAAGTCTGGTCAAAGAACAGCAGGAGAGTAAGCTCTGAGAATTTGGTGTTCATATGGGGACTGTCGAAAAAGATGACAGCTGCAATGCTGAAGAATGTTCTACAAAAGTCACACGCTGTTTTTGCGCAAGAGTTTGATGTTAAATACTTAGACAGGAGCTGTGCGGTTGTGTTGTTTTGGGAGTCAGGTTCCTCGGAGACTTTCCTCAGGGAGGTTAACAATGAAGAGCAGCTTGTTGGTTCTTTAAGAGAGATGGTCGCAGAAGGGCTAAGAGTAGCAGGTTATGAGACTTACAGGAGAGCATGTAGATTAGGTTTCTGGGAGGCTGACTTAGCAGAAGCTCTAGACAAAACATTGGAATCTTCAGATACTGATCGTGATTTAGACACCAAACCATCAGATATTAGTTGGTCGAGCGAGTTAACTATCAATTTTGATGAGCTATGA
- the LOC106306801 gene encoding probable sodium/metabolite cotransporter BASS3, chloroplastic, producing the protein MASITSFPFPFSPPAIPKRTLAAKSRFFNCSHSSFSSIVPPSLISSSFQRRVGEVACSTTPFMGRVGLQWRDGNMSLLSFCGGNDSPDNSDSSSQVLSGLLPFVVALTALAALSYPSTFTWVSKELYAPALGGIMLSIGIQLSIQDFALAFKRPVPLSVGFVAQYVLKPLLGVLVANAFGMPTTFYAGFVLTCCVAGAQLSSYASSLSKADVAMSILLTSSTTIASVLFTPLLSGLLIGSVVPVDAVAMSKSILQVVLVPVTLGLVLNTYAKPVVTLLRPVMPFVAMVCTSLCIGSPLSINRSQILSAEGLRLILPVITFHAVAFVVGYWFSKIPGLRQEEEVSRTISLCTGMQSSTLAGLLASQFLGSSQAVPAACSVVVMAIMGLCLASFWGNGLRMRDVLSPLTPQTSDNTAES; encoded by the exons ATGGCTTCAATCACCTCTTTCCCTTTCCCTTTCTCACCACCAGCAATACCCAAACGGACACTTGCCGCTAAATCTCGGTTCTTCAATTGTTCTCATTCATCTTTCTCTTCGATCGTTCCGCCATCGCTTATTAGTAGTAGCTTTCAAAGACGCGTGGGGGAAGTAGCGTGCTCAACGACGCCGTTTATGGGAAGAGTTGGATTGCAGTGGAGAGATGGCAACATGTCTCTCTTATCTTTCTGCGGAGGAAACGATTCTCCTGATAACTCCGATTCCTCCTCTCAGGTCTTGTCCGGTTTGCTTCCTTTCGTCGTGGCCCTCACCGCCCTCGCTGCTCTCTCCTATCCATCCACTTTCACCTG GGTATCTAAAGAACTCTATGCTCCTGCTCTTGGTGGGATTATGTTATCTATCGGAATCCAGCTTTCAATCCAGGATTTTGCTCTTGCTTTCAAAAG ACCAGTGCCGTTATCTGTTGGTTTTGTTGCTCAGTACGTTCTGAAACCGCTCCTTGGGGTTTTAGTTGCTAATGCCTTTGGGATGCCGACCACTTTCTACGCTGGTTTTGTACTCACCTGTTGTGTCGCTGGAGCTCAGTTGTCTAGCTACGCCAGTTCTCTCAGCAAAGCTGATGTTGCCATGAGCATTCTTCTTACTAGCTCTACTACTATTGCCTCTGTTCTCTTTACTCCACTGCTAAGCGGTCTTCTTATTGGATCTGTTGTTCCCGTCGATGCTGTTGCCATGTCCAAGTCTATACTACAG GTTGTGCTTGTTCCAGTCACTCTTGGCCTTGTGTTGAATACTTACGCAAAGCCTGTGGTCACTCTTCTTCGACCTGTGATGCCGTTTGTTGCTATGGTATGCACTTCACTCTGCATCGGAAGCCCGCTTTCGATTAATCGAAGTCAGATTCTTTCAGCAGAAGGTCTTAGATTGATTCTTCCAGTTATCACATTCCACGCGGTAGCATTTGTTGTGGGATATTGGTTCTCCAAGATCCCAGGCTTAAG GCAAGAGGAAGAAGTAAGCCGGACGATATCCCTGTGCACAGGAATGCAAAGCTCGACCTTAGCTGGGCTGCTTGCAAGCCAGTTTCTTGGAAGCAGCCAAGCCGTGCCAGCAGCATGCTCTGTGGTTGTAATGGCCATAATGGGTCTATGCCTTGCCTCTTTCTGGGGCAATGGGCTTCGTATGAGGGACGTTCTGTCTCCACTAACACCGCAAACTAGTGACAATACCGCTGAATCATGA